A genome region from Bradyrhizobium sp. WSM1417 includes the following:
- a CDS encoding IS481 family transposase, giving the protein MPWNEVSVMDQRREFVRLALQEGTNRRELCRRFGISPDVGYKWLRRWQAGDHELADQPRRPKRMPKRSEPAVEAQVLAVRDQHPAWGARKIAHCLKRECQAVPVPSTVHQILCRNERIKPSEKAPPSPPGHRFEKEAPNQLWQMDFKGHMPLANGTRCHPLTMVDDHSRYAVCLEACANEQRPAVQKHLIDTFRRYGLPEAFYIDNGSPWGDTSGVRWTALKVWLLKLGIRVVHARPRHPQGRGKNERFHRSLNAEVFALRAFRTLAEVQHALDSWRMLYNLERPHESLGMGVPADRYRPSSRAMPERVPQVQYDAGEIVRTVSSTRSYISFQGQMWKVPQAFCGERLAIRPLDRDGHYGIFFASWQVASIDLTSGQPVSDVSEQASAMSPV; this is encoded by the coding sequence ATGCCCTGGAACGAGGTGTCGGTGATGGATCAACGACGAGAGTTCGTGCGACTTGCCTTGCAGGAGGGAACGAACCGGCGAGAGCTGTGCCGGCGGTTCGGGATCAGTCCTGATGTGGGCTACAAATGGCTGAGGCGCTGGCAGGCTGGCGACCATGAACTGGCGGATCAGCCCCGTCGTCCGAAGCGGATGCCCAAACGCAGCGAGCCTGCTGTGGAGGCGCAGGTTTTGGCTGTGCGTGACCAGCATCCAGCCTGGGGGGCGCGCAAGATTGCCCATTGCCTAAAGCGCGAATGCCAGGCTGTGCCTGTGCCTTCGACGGTCCATCAGATCCTGTGCCGGAACGAGCGGATCAAGCCAAGTGAGAAGGCCCCGCCGAGCCCTCCAGGCCATCGCTTTGAGAAGGAGGCGCCCAATCAGCTGTGGCAGATGGACTTCAAGGGCCACATGCCCCTTGCCAACGGAACGCGTTGTCATCCGCTGACCATGGTCGACGATCACTCGCGCTATGCCGTGTGTCTGGAGGCATGCGCCAACGAGCAGCGTCCCGCCGTGCAGAAGCATCTGATCGATACCTTCCGCCGTTATGGCCTGCCGGAGGCCTTCTACATCGACAATGGCTCCCCTTGGGGTGATACGTCTGGCGTCCGCTGGACCGCGCTGAAGGTTTGGCTACTCAAGCTTGGCATTAGGGTGGTGCATGCCAGGCCGCGCCATCCCCAGGGCCGGGGCAAGAATGAACGCTTCCATCGCAGCCTGAACGCGGAAGTGTTTGCTCTGCGCGCGTTCCGCACTCTGGCGGAAGTCCAACACGCCCTCGATAGCTGGCGCATGCTCTACAATCTGGAACGGCCTCATGAAAGTCTCGGCATGGGGGTCCCCGCCGATCGCTACCGGCCAAGTTCTCGCGCCATGCCGGAACGAGTTCCGCAGGTCCAATACGATGCCGGAGAGATCGTTCGCACCGTCTCCTCGACTCGGAGTTACATCTCCTTCCAGGGGCAAATGTGGAAAGTCCCACAAGCCTTCTGCGGCGAGCGGCTCGCCATCCGACCGCTCGACCGCGACGGCCATTACGGAATCTTCTTCGCCAGTTGGCAGGTCGCATCAATCGACTTGACCAGTGGCCAACCTGTCAGTGATGTGTCCGAACAAGCGTCAGCTATGTCTCCGGTCTAA
- a CDS encoding GntR family transcriptional regulator: MAEREVDRSVSQTVKAQLALRDQLLSGSLRPGERISELQAVETTGASRTPVRMALVRLEEEGLLEAIPSGGFMVKAFSERDISDSIELRGTLEGLAARFAAERGVSARELDPLKECLAAIDELLRQVPISVDAFSSYVTLNARFHALLTELSRSPPLIRQIDRASSLPFASPSGFVMAQSALPEAQQILIIGQEHHRVVIDAIENREGARAEAVMREHARLAVRNLRLALRNRTHLDLLPALALIKTATD, from the coding sequence ATGGCCGAGCGTGAGGTCGACCGCTCCGTCTCGCAGACCGTGAAGGCGCAGCTCGCGCTGCGCGACCAGCTCCTGTCGGGCTCGTTGCGTCCGGGCGAGCGCATCTCCGAGCTCCAGGCGGTGGAGACCACCGGCGCCTCGCGCACCCCGGTGCGCATGGCGCTGGTGCGGCTGGAGGAGGAGGGCCTCCTGGAGGCGATTCCCTCCGGCGGCTTCATGGTGAAGGCGTTTTCGGAGCGGGACATCTCCGATTCCATCGAGCTGCGCGGCACGCTGGAAGGGCTCGCCGCGCGCTTTGCCGCCGAGCGCGGCGTGTCCGCGCGCGAGCTCGATCCGCTGAAGGAGTGTCTTGCCGCGATCGACGAATTGCTGCGCCAGGTCCCGATCTCGGTCGATGCGTTCTCGTCCTATGTCACTCTGAACGCGCGCTTCCACGCGCTGCTCACGGAATTGTCGCGCAGCCCGCCGCTGATCCGGCAGATCGACCGCGCCTCGTCGCTGCCGTTTGCATCCCCAAGCGGTTTCGTGATGGCGCAGTCCGCGCTGCCCGAGGCGCAGCAGATACTGATCATCGGGCAGGAGCACCACCGCGTCGTGATCGACGCAATCGAGAACCGCGAAGGCGCCCGCGCCGAAGCGGTCATGCGCGAGCATGCGCGGCTCGCGGTGCGCAATTTGCGGCTTGCGCTACGCAACCGGACCCATCTCGACCTTCTGCCGGCGCTTGCGCTGATCAAGACCGCAACCGATTGA
- a CDS encoding bifunctional diguanylate cyclase/phosphodiesterase, producing the protein MRTQTTSYFARLFAGDLSAFGGPVTDEAVAGHIRAEQISMVLGYSVGIMLANACNAGVLVVALWHSPDLKLALIWAAIVAGAAIAFGLQSHAARRITKPQFVSRRAMHRLVRNAFILGAAWGTVPVAFFADASTGGQLVITCLCSGMLAGGALAFATIPIAAIAFTAPIFAGIAICLGRNGDPAFLLIAFLVVVYGSVLLRSVFVNSIAFARRVMRQIEAERTVRQDPLTHLPNRVAFNETLDAALKRLALSGEEFAVLLLDLDRFKEVNDKFGHPAGDEFLVQIASRLQRCTRAAEHVARIGGDEFALVMANLARPEDALEIAERFVAAFDEPFQIEGRQIVGATSVGIVLAPRDGSTQLDIMKNADTALYRAKKAGSGTVCFFEEADDRSSRDRKALQSDLEGAIARDELFLVFQPFLDLGGNRITGFEALLRWQHPQRGLVPPSEFIPIAEETGLIHEIGEWVVRRACATVAEWPEEIRVAVNFSAAQFHNNGLLQIIVQALADAKVAPHRLEIEITESMLLSKYASAASVLNALLELGVTVALDDFGTGFSSLTYLRKLPFSRIKIDQSFIRDMLVQPDCAAIVKSVIGLARDLRIGVVAEGVETADQLEYLRQIGCDEVQGYLISRPVSADGVLALLDTKKLRATYAA; encoded by the coding sequence ATGCGGACTCAAACGACCAGCTATTTCGCGCGGCTGTTCGCCGGCGATCTGTCGGCCTTTGGCGGTCCCGTAACCGACGAAGCCGTCGCCGGCCATATCCGCGCCGAACAGATATCGATGGTGCTCGGCTATTCGGTCGGCATCATGCTGGCCAATGCCTGCAACGCCGGGGTACTCGTCGTCGCGCTGTGGCATTCGCCGGACTTGAAGCTGGCTTTGATCTGGGCCGCCATCGTGGCGGGCGCCGCGATCGCGTTCGGCCTGCAATCCCATGCCGCGCGCCGCATCACCAAGCCGCAATTCGTCTCGCGCCGGGCCATGCATCGGCTGGTGCGCAATGCTTTCATCCTCGGCGCCGCCTGGGGCACCGTTCCGGTCGCATTCTTCGCCGATGCCTCAACGGGCGGGCAGCTCGTCATCACCTGCCTTTGTTCGGGGATGCTGGCGGGGGGCGCGCTGGCCTTCGCCACGATCCCGATCGCGGCGATCGCATTCACGGCCCCGATCTTCGCTGGCATCGCGATCTGCCTCGGCAGGAATGGCGATCCGGCGTTTCTGCTGATCGCCTTCCTGGTGGTGGTCTACGGATCAGTGCTGCTGCGCAGCGTGTTCGTCAATTCGATCGCGTTCGCACGGCGCGTGATGCGGCAGATCGAGGCCGAACGTACGGTGCGGCAGGACCCGCTGACACATCTGCCCAATCGCGTCGCATTCAACGAAACGCTCGACGCCGCCTTGAAGCGGCTCGCTCTGTCCGGCGAGGAATTCGCGGTGCTTCTGCTCGATCTCGATCGTTTCAAGGAGGTCAACGACAAGTTCGGCCATCCCGCCGGCGACGAGTTTCTGGTCCAGATCGCGAGTCGCCTGCAACGCTGCACCCGCGCGGCCGAGCATGTCGCACGCATCGGCGGCGACGAGTTCGCGCTGGTGATGGCCAACCTGGCGCGCCCCGAGGATGCGCTCGAGATCGCCGAGCGCTTCGTCGCGGCCTTCGACGAACCGTTCCAGATCGAGGGCCGCCAGATCGTCGGCGCGACCAGCGTCGGCATCGTGCTGGCGCCGCGTGACGGCAGCACGCAACTCGACATCATGAAGAACGCCGACACCGCGCTCTACCGCGCCAAGAAGGCCGGATCCGGCACGGTGTGTTTCTTCGAGGAGGCCGACGACCGCTCGTCACGCGACCGCAAGGCGCTGCAATCGGATCTGGAAGGCGCCATTGCCAGAGACGAGCTGTTCCTGGTCTTTCAGCCCTTTCTCGACCTCGGCGGCAACCGCATCACCGGCTTCGAGGCGCTGCTGCGTTGGCAGCATCCCCAGCGCGGACTGGTGCCGCCGAGCGAATTCATACCGATCGCCGAGGAAACCGGTCTGATCCACGAGATCGGCGAATGGGTCGTCCGCCGCGCCTGCGCGACGGTTGCCGAGTGGCCCGAAGAGATCAGGGTCGCGGTGAATTTCTCGGCCGCGCAGTTTCACAACAACGGCCTGCTCCAGATCATCGTGCAGGCGCTTGCGGACGCGAAGGTCGCCCCGCACCGGCTCGAGATCGAGATCACGGAATCGATGCTGCTGTCGAAATACGCCTCCGCCGCGTCCGTCCTGAACGCGCTGCTGGAGCTCGGCGTCACCGTGGCCCTCGACGATTTCGGCACCGGCTTCTCCTCGCTGACTTACCTGCGCAAGCTGCCGTTCAGCCGCATCAAGATCGACCAATCCTTCATCCGCGACATGCTGGTGCAGCCGGACTGCGCCGCGATCGTGAAATCGGTGATTGGGCTCGCGCGCGACCTGCGCATCGGCGTGGTCGCGGAAGGCGTCGAGACCGCCGATCAGCTCGAATATCTACGCCAGATCGGTTGCGACGAGGTGCAGGGTTATCTGATCAGCCGGCCGGTGTCGGCGGATGGCGTACTGGCCCTGCTCGACACGAAGAAGCTGCGGGCGACTTACGCGGCGTAG
- a CDS encoding aromatic ring-hydroxylating dioxygenase subunit alpha: MTKPFPMNAWYAAAWDADVKPALLPRTICGKHVVMYRKADGSVAALEDACWHRLVPLSKGRLEGDTVVCGYHGLKYNAQGRCTFMPSQETINPSACVRAYPVVERHRYIWLWMGDPALADPALVPDLHWNHDPAWAGDGKTIHVNCDYRLVLDNLMDLTHETFVHGSSIGNEAVAEAPFDVTHGEKTVTVTRWMRGIEAPPFWAKQLGKSGLVDRWQIIRFEAPCTIAIDVGVAPTGTGAPEGDRSQGVNGFVLNTITPETEKTCHYFWAFVRNYQLGEQRITTEIREGVSGIFHEDELILEAQQRAMDENPDRIFYNLNIDAGAMWTRKLIDKMMAKENPPQHLQAAE, translated from the coding sequence GTGACAAAACCCTTCCCGATGAACGCCTGGTATGCCGCCGCCTGGGACGCCGATGTGAAGCCGGCACTGCTGCCGCGGACGATCTGCGGCAAGCACGTCGTGATGTACCGCAAGGCCGATGGCTCGGTGGCTGCGCTCGAGGATGCCTGCTGGCACCGCCTGGTGCCGCTGTCCAAGGGTAGGCTCGAAGGCGACACCGTCGTCTGCGGCTATCACGGCCTGAAGTACAACGCGCAAGGGCGCTGCACCTTCATGCCGTCGCAGGAGACCATCAACCCGTCGGCCTGCGTGCGCGCCTATCCCGTGGTGGAGCGTCATCGCTACATCTGGCTCTGGATGGGCGATCCCGCGCTGGCCGATCCCGCGCTGGTGCCCGACCTGCACTGGAATCACGACCCGGCCTGGGCCGGCGACGGCAAGACCATCCACGTCAATTGCGACTACCGCCTCGTGCTCGACAATCTCATGGACCTCACCCACGAGACGTTCGTGCACGGCTCGTCGATCGGCAACGAGGCGGTCGCTGAGGCGCCGTTCGACGTCACCCATGGCGAGAAGACGGTGACGGTGACGCGCTGGATGCGCGGCATCGAGGCGCCGCCGTTCTGGGCCAAGCAGCTCGGCAAATCCGGCCTCGTCGACCGCTGGCAGATCATCCGTTTCGAAGCGCCGTGCACCATCGCCATCGACGTGGGCGTGGCGCCGACCGGCACCGGCGCGCCCGAAGGCGACCGCTCGCAGGGCGTCAACGGCTTCGTGCTCAACACCATCACGCCGGAGACCGAGAAGACCTGCCACTATTTCTGGGCCTTCGTGCGCAACTATCAGCTCGGCGAGCAACGCATCACCACCGAGATCCGCGAAGGCGTCTCCGGCATCTTCCACGAGGACGAGCTGATCCTCGAGGCGCAGCAGCGCGCGATGGACGAGAACCCGGACCGCATCTTCTACAATCTCAACATCGACGCCGGCGCGATGTGGACGCGCAAGCTGATCGACAAGATGATGGCAAAGGAAAACCCGCCGCAGCACCTCCAGGCCGCGGAGTAA
- a CDS encoding PDR/VanB family oxidoreductase — MRFIETWIPATLVSTRDLAPGIREFLIRPDQFDGAAYPVGSHINISVTIDGQPETRSYSLVGEASSQGLRIAVRRAEDSRGGSRYMWSLQPGARLDITTPASLLAVDWGRQNYCLIAGGIGITPILGAAQALARRGADVTLHYAVRSRADAAYLDDLAAALGDRLVVHASDEGRRLDLDALFASVPKDALALFCGPMRMLDAARHAWIGAGHPLPDLRYETFGSSGALPTETFRVRLKGSDVELEIPRERSMLDVLNASGHDVMYDCKRGECGLCAIDVVAIDGEIDHRDVFFSDHQKQSNQKICACVSRARGTITVDTLLRADAV; from the coding sequence ATGCGCTTCATCGAAACCTGGATTCCGGCGACGCTCGTCTCGACGCGCGATCTTGCGCCGGGCATCCGCGAATTCCTGATCCGGCCGGACCAGTTCGATGGCGCCGCCTATCCGGTCGGCAGCCACATCAATATCAGCGTCACCATCGACGGGCAGCCCGAGACGCGGTCCTATTCGCTGGTCGGGGAAGCCTCGTCGCAGGGTTTGAGGATCGCGGTGCGCCGCGCCGAGGATTCGCGTGGCGGCTCGCGCTATATGTGGTCATTGCAGCCGGGCGCGCGGCTCGACATCACGACGCCCGCCTCGCTGCTCGCAGTCGACTGGGGACGCCAAAATTACTGCCTGATCGCCGGCGGCATCGGCATCACCCCGATCCTCGGTGCCGCGCAGGCGCTGGCGCGGCGCGGCGCCGATGTCACGCTGCATTACGCGGTGCGCTCGCGCGCTGACGCGGCCTATCTCGACGATCTCGCCGCAGCGCTGGGTGATCGCCTGGTCGTTCACGCCAGCGATGAGGGCAGGCGGCTCGATCTCGATGCCCTGTTCGCCTCGGTGCCAAAGGATGCGCTGGCGCTGTTCTGCGGCCCGATGCGCATGCTGGATGCCGCGCGCCACGCCTGGATCGGCGCCGGCCATCCGCTTCCCGATCTGCGCTACGAGACTTTTGGTTCCAGCGGCGCGCTGCCGACCGAGACATTTCGCGTGCGCCTGAAAGGCTCAGATGTCGAGCTGGAGATCCCGCGCGAGCGCTCGATGCTGGACGTGCTCAACGCCAGCGGCCACGACGTGATGTACGATTGCAAGCGCGGCGAATGCGGCCTGTGCGCCATCGACGTGGTCGCCATCGACGGCGAGATCGACCATCGCGACGTCTTCTTCAGCGACCATCAGAAGCAAAGCAACCAGAAGATCTGCGCCTGCGTCTCGCGCGCGCGGGGCACCATCACCGTAGACACGCTGCTGCGTGCGGATGCCGTCTGA